In Gemmobacter sp. 24YEA27, a genomic segment contains:
- a CDS encoding type 1 glutamine amidotransferase, with translation MIIGILQTGASPDALKPSMGDYPDFFERLLADRGLEFRRFTVMEMDFPKSVHDCDGWLITGSRFGAYEDHPFIKPLEAFIREAYAEHVPVVGICFGHQIIAQAMGGRVEKYKGGWSVGPTDYHFGSGPEAETITLNAWHQDQVVEKPEMAAVIASTDFCSNAGLLYDDRMFTVQPHPEFRKEFIEGLIKYRGPGLVPQETLDAATEKIDAPLGTTKMAERIADFFLSHQTRAAQRRA, from the coding sequence ATGATCATCGGCATCCTGCAAACCGGGGCCTCCCCCGACGCCCTTAAACCCAGCATGGGCGACTATCCCGATTTCTTCGAACGCCTGCTCGCGGATCGCGGGCTGGAATTCCGCCGCTTCACCGTGATGGAGATGGATTTCCCGAAATCCGTCCATGACTGCGACGGCTGGCTGATCACCGGCTCGCGCTTTGGCGCCTATGAGGATCACCCGTTCATCAAACCGCTCGAGGCCTTTATCCGCGAGGCCTATGCCGAACATGTGCCGGTCGTCGGCATCTGCTTCGGCCATCAGATCATCGCCCAGGCGATGGGCGGCCGCGTCGAGAAATACAAAGGCGGCTGGTCGGTCGGCCCGACCGATTACCATTTCGGGTCCGGCCCTGAGGCGGAGACCATCACACTGAACGCCTGGCACCAGGATCAGGTGGTGGAAAAGCCCGAAATGGCCGCGGTCATCGCCTCGACCGATTTTTGCTCCAATGCCGGGCTTTTATATGATGACCGCATGTTCACCGTGCAGCCGCATCCGGAATTCAGGAAAGAGTTCATCGAAGGTCTGATCAAATACCGCGGCCCGGGGCTGGTGCCTCAAGAAACACTCGATGCCGCGACCGAGAAGATCGACGCCCCCCTTGGCACGACGAAAATGGCGGAAAGGATCGCGGATTTCTTTCTCTCTCACCAGACAAGGGCCGCTCAGCGCCGCGCATGA
- a CDS encoding Lrp/AsnC family transcriptional regulator yields MDDLDRSLIGLLSADARISVATLARRLKVARSTIQARLERLENTGIIAGYTLKLGEAAREGRLRASVLVTIEPRGQAAILTRLKSIHEVEKVYTTSGRFDLLLQISCPNTQILDQVLDQIGAMTGVKSSESLIHLSTRIDRAV; encoded by the coding sequence ATGGATGATCTCGACAGAAGCCTGATCGGCCTTCTCAGCGCTGATGCGCGGATCTCGGTGGCGACGCTGGCGCGGCGTCTGAAAGTGGCGCGTTCGACGATCCAGGCCAGGCTTGAGCGGCTGGAAAACACAGGAATCATAGCAGGTTACACGCTGAAACTGGGCGAGGCCGCACGCGAAGGGCGGCTGCGGGCTTCGGTGCTGGTGACGATCGAGCCGCGCGGTCAGGCCGCGATTCTGACCCGGCTGAAATCGATCCATGAGGTCGAGAAGGTCTATACGACATCGGGCCGGTTCGATCTTTTGCTGCAGATCTCCTGCCCCAATACACAGATCCTCGATCAGGTGCTGGATCAGATCGGCGCGATGACAGGCGTGAAAAGCTCGGAAAGCCTGATCCACCTCTCGACCCGCATCGACCGGGCGGTGTAA
- a CDS encoding ABC transporter permease subunit (The N-terminal region of this protein, as described by TIGR01726, is a three transmembrane segment that identifies a subfamily of ABC transporter permease subunits, which specificities that include histidine, arginine, glutamine, glutamate, L-cystine (sic), the opines (in Agrobacterium) octopine and nopaline, etc.) encodes MTCWDTVQAYWLRSLGFGENALPITNISLCDQFVLIGSGMLWNLYFGLLALSLGFVFAVGLAMAKASRHKWIRKPAGWYIFIFRGSPLFIQFFLVYFFITTVLRGSVDVFGLFTLPTAWLANAWAGAALTLFLNTSAYSAEIFYGALMTVPKGDLEAADAYGITGRDRFFRIEWPTMLRLGWPAYTNEAIFLFHATTLVFFSGFPAFQQRGDALYYANYFADKTFNPFVPYPIVAFYFILLTLTLIGIFGLVNSRLNRHLPSHQKKRIRLRPQLIR; translated from the coding sequence ATGACTTGCTGGGACACTGTTCAGGCCTATTGGCTGCGCTCGCTGGGCTTTGGCGAAAATGCACTGCCCATCACCAATATCTCGCTTTGCGATCAGTTCGTGCTGATCGGGTCCGGGATGCTGTGGAACCTCTATTTCGGCCTGCTGGCGCTGTCCCTCGGCTTTGTTTTCGCCGTCGGCCTCGCCATGGCCAAGGCCTCGCGCCATAAATGGATCCGCAAGCCCGCCGGGTGGTATATCTTCATCTTTCGCGGCTCGCCGCTCTTCATCCAGTTCTTCCTCGTGTATTTCTTCATCACCACCGTGCTGCGCGGCTCGGTCGATGTATTTGGGCTCTTCACCCTCCCGACCGCCTGGCTGGCCAATGCTTGGGCGGGGGCGGCCCTCACCCTTTTCCTCAACACCTCCGCCTATAGTGCCGAGATCTTCTACGGCGCGCTGATGACCGTGCCGAAAGGCGATCTCGAGGCCGCCGATGCCTATGGTATCACCGGGCGCGACCGGTTTTTCCGCATCGAATGGCCGACCATGCTGCGGCTCGGCTGGCCCGCCTATACCAATGAGGCGATCTTTCTGTTCCACGCCACGACGCTGGTGTTCTTCTCAGGTTTCCCGGCGTTTCAGCAACGCGGCGACGCGCTCTATTACGCGAATTACTTCGCCGACAAGACCTTCAACCCCTTTGTCCCCTATCCGATCGTCGCCTTCTATTTCATCCTCCTGACACTCACGCTGATCGGGATCTTCGGCCTGGTGAACAGCCGGCTGAACCGTCACCTCCCCTCGCATCAGAAGAAAAGAATTCGCTTGCGTCCTCAGTTGATCCGCTAG
- a CDS encoding PhnD/SsuA/transferrin family substrate-binding protein, translated as MIAALGMYDTGRTEGANDRLWTLIREGLRARGIAAPEALTRGDGAYMAGWLSPDLVLAQCCGYPFRARLRGRVTLIGAGDHRLAGTPAGQYHSVLVARDDDPRTDFTDFDGAAFAWNDDLSQSGWAAPAHHAAQSGIRLIPAWRSGGHRASARGVRAGKADLAALDAVTWAIMCEDGSGDAAGLKEIGRTGATPALPFIAGKDLDAEAVFAALDAAIRGLTNEDRAVLHLYGLVTVPEADYLAVPDPGPPVPAA; from the coding sequence GTGATTGCCGCGCTTGGCATGTATGATACCGGGCGGACCGAAGGTGCGAATGACCGGCTCTGGACGCTGATCCGCGAGGGGCTGCGCGCGCGCGGGATTGCCGCGCCAGAGGCGCTGACGCGCGGGGACGGCGCTTATATGGCGGGCTGGCTTTCCCCAGATCTCGTGTTGGCGCAATGCTGCGGCTACCCGTTTCGCGCGCGGCTCAGAGGCCGGGTGACGCTGATCGGGGCGGGAGATCACCGCCTGGCCGGAACCCCTGCCGGGCAGTACCATTCGGTTCTGGTCGCCCGGGACGATGACCCGCGCACGGATTTTACCGATTTCGACGGTGCGGCTTTTGCCTGGAATGACGATCTCTCACAATCAGGCTGGGCGGCGCCGGCGCATCATGCGGCACAGTCTGGCATCAGGCTTATACCGGCCTGGCGCAGCGGCGGCCACCGCGCCTCGGCCCGGGGGGTGCGCGCTGGAAAGGCCGATCTCGCGGCGCTTGATGCCGTGACCTGGGCGATCATGTGCGAGGATGGCAGCGGCGACGCCGCCGGGCTGAAAGAGATCGGCCGTACCGGGGCCACCCCTGCCTTACCTTTCATCGCGGGGAAGGATCTCGATGCGGAGGCGGTTTTTGCGGCGCTTGACGCTGCGATCCGGGGCCTGACGAATGAGGACCGTGCGGTTTTGCATCTCTACGGGCTTGTCACCGTCCCTGAGGCGGATTACCTCGCGGTGCCCGATCCCGGCCCGCCCGTCCCTGCAGCCTGA
- a CDS encoding ABC transporter substrate-binding protein, protein MSCIATISAITASIWLASTGEDRVLVIGTEDTFPPYILRDDAGSLSGFDYEVMAEICNRTHHDCQWEVAQFGELIPGVAEGRFDVVLGGMAITPERRAVVDMSIPYTFGNSLEWFVGYAAAPPPDAARIAVEAGTMHETWLRKEKLDYRSYTSEPAVLNAVARGAADLALGPFSGRTDLETLIAGQGLEYVYSQEIPDEGTGIAVCKGNALKAEIDSAIAAMEADGTLDSLHDTWF, encoded by the coding sequence ATGTCCTGCATTGCCACCATCTCCGCCATCACCGCCAGCATCTGGCTCGCCTCGACCGGCGAGGACCGGGTGCTGGTGATCGGCACCGAAGACACGTTTCCGCCCTATATCCTGCGCGATGATGCGGGGTCGCTTTCGGGCTTTGATTACGAGGTGATGGCCGAGATCTGCAACCGGACGCATCATGACTGCCAATGGGAGGTCGCGCAATTCGGCGAGCTGATCCCGGGCGTCGCCGAGGGGCGATTCGATGTGGTGCTGGGCGGCATGGCGATCACGCCGGAGCGCCGCGCGGTGGTGGATATGTCGATCCCCTATACCTTTGGCAATTCTCTGGAATGGTTTGTCGGCTATGCCGCAGCGCCGCCGCCAGACGCGGCCCGGATCGCGGTCGAGGCGGGCACCATGCATGAAACATGGCTGCGCAAGGAAAAGCTGGATTACCGGTCTTATACATCAGAGCCGGCGGTGCTGAACGCCGTCGCCCGGGGCGCGGCCGACCTGGCACTCGGGCCCTTTTCAGGCCGCACCGATCTTGAGACGCTGATCGCCGGCCAGGGCCTGGAATATGTCTACAGCCAGGAGATCCCCGATGAGGGCACCGGCATAGCCGTGTGCAAAGGGAATGCGCTCAAGGCCGAAATTGACAGCGCCATCGCGGCGATGGAAGCCGATGGCACGCTCGACTCTCTTCACGACACCTGGTTCTGA
- a CDS encoding ABC transporter permease subunit, whose translation MFEFCADPKTIEGLSWLSCYLTTPKHMEFYFSFLTVMALLLVTAPAALAFGFGGAMAARSHIAPIRWLGKIYTAMVRGVPDIVFFLFFVIALDQGIEWLMHQVRCPDWSEPIRQGLEFRVCPAAKVPPNNASLFVHQSYAFLLAVLTFAIVFGAFAANVLKGAMDAVPRAQIETAEAYGLSPRQTFRRILVPQMWTYALPGLSNLWLILIKATPLLFLLGIQDIVYWARELGGSKSARFDYPHGDWRLYYFLGLLVFYLALTRVSEIGLGRLTRRLSHGQATRAGETLRKDAA comes from the coding sequence ATGTTCGAATTCTGCGCCGATCCAAAGACCATCGAAGGGCTGAGCTGGCTTTCCTGCTATCTCACCACGCCCAAACATATGGAGTTCTATTTCTCCTTCCTGACGGTGATGGCGCTCTTGCTGGTGACCGCCCCGGCAGCGCTGGCCTTTGGCTTTGGCGGTGCCATGGCGGCGCGGTCGCATATCGCGCCGATCCGGTGGCTCGGCAAGATCTACACCGCCATGGTGCGCGGTGTGCCAGATATCGTCTTTTTCCTGTTCTTCGTCATCGCGCTGGATCAGGGGATCGAATGGCTGATGCATCAGGTCCGGTGTCCGGACTGGTCTGAACCCATCCGTCAGGGGCTTGAATTCCGCGTCTGCCCGGCGGCGAAAGTGCCGCCCAATAACGCGTCGCTCTTTGTGCACCAATCCTATGCCTTCCTGCTGGCCGTGCTGACATTTGCCATTGTTTTCGGGGCTTTCGCGGCCAATGTTCTGAAAGGTGCGATGGATGCCGTGCCGCGCGCCCAGATCGAAACCGCCGAGGCCTATGGCCTCTCGCCGCGTCAGACCTTCCGCCGCATTCTGGTGCCGCAGATGTGGACCTATGCCCTGCCCGGCCTGTCAAATCTCTGGCTGATCCTGATCAAGGCGACGCCCTTGCTGTTCCTTCTGGGGATCCAGGACATCGTCTATTGGGCGCGCGAGCTGGGCGGGTCGAAATCCGCGCGGTTCGATTATCCGCATGGTGACTGGCGGCTTTATTACTTCCTTGGCCTGCTGGTCTTCTACCTCGCGCTGACCCGGGTCTCCGAGATTGGCCTCGGCCGCCTTACCCGCCGCCTTTCGCATGGCCAGGCCACCCGCGCCGGCGAAACCCTCAGGAAGGATGCGGCATGA
- a CDS encoding glutamine synthetase family protein, whose product MSNWTEKLPKAARDYIGKRRVDEVECVIGDIAGVARGKAMPAAKFAKQTNYFLPNSIFLQTITGEWADSPFDAFTEPDMILEPDWSTATAAPWTADITLQVIHDAKDQQGNLVPFSPRNVLRRIVGLYEAQGWRPVVAPEMEFFLTARNIDPNMPVIPPMGRTGRRAAGKQAYSLSAIDEYGKVIDDIYDFAEAQGLEIDGILQEGGAGQIELNLAHGDPIELSDHVFFFKRLIREAALRHDCFATFMAKPIAGEPGSAMHIHTSVVDVKTGKNIFSAAKGAETPEFNHFIAGMQNHMGAAIALMAPYVNSYRRYVPDFAAPINLEWGRDNRTTGLRVPISGPAARRIENRLPGMDCNPYLGIAATLACGYLGLMEKKAARPEFTGSAYIDSDEIPVNLGDALDLLDEDVALKDVMGVDFVKCYDSVKRNEYKEFLQVISPWEREHLLLNV is encoded by the coding sequence ATGTCCAACTGGACGGAAAAACTGCCCAAGGCAGCACGGGACTATATCGGCAAGCGTCGCGTCGATGAGGTGGAATGCGTGATCGGCGATATTGCCGGCGTGGCACGCGGCAAGGCGATGCCTGCCGCGAAATTCGCAAAACAAACCAATTACTTCCTGCCCAATTCCATTTTCCTGCAGACCATCACCGGTGAATGGGCCGACAGCCCGTTTGATGCCTTCACCGAGCCGGATATGATCCTTGAGCCCGACTGGTCCACCGCAACCGCCGCGCCCTGGACCGCCGATATCACGCTCCAGGTGATCCATGATGCGAAAGATCAGCAGGGCAATCTGGTGCCGTTCTCGCCGCGCAATGTGCTGCGCCGCATCGTGGGTCTTTACGAGGCCCAGGGCTGGAGGCCGGTTGTCGCGCCCGAGATGGAATTCTTCCTGACCGCGCGCAATATCGATCCCAATATGCCGGTGATCCCGCCCATGGGCCGCACGGGGCGCCGTGCCGCCGGGAAACAGGCCTACAGCCTTTCCGCCATCGACGAATATGGCAAGGTGATCGACGATATCTATGATTTCGCCGAAGCCCAGGGCCTGGAGATCGACGGAATATTGCAGGAAGGCGGCGCCGGGCAGATCGAACTGAACCTTGCGCATGGCGACCCGATTGAACTGTCGGACCATGTGTTCTTCTTCAAACGCCTGATCCGTGAAGCTGCCTTGCGCCATGATTGTTTTGCGACCTTCATGGCCAAGCCCATCGCGGGCGAGCCGGGATCTGCCATGCATATCCACACTTCGGTCGTGGATGTGAAAACCGGCAAGAACATTTTCTCCGCCGCCAAAGGCGCCGAGACGCCGGAATTCAACCATTTCATCGCCGGGATGCAGAACCATATGGGGGCGGCGATCGCGCTGATGGCGCCCTATGTGAACTCTTACCGCCGTTACGTCCCGGATTTCGCGGCGCCGATCAATCTGGAATGGGGCCGCGACAACCGCACCACCGGGCTGCGCGTCCCGATTTCGGGCCCCGCCGCGCGCAGGATCGAAAACCGCCTGCCGGGGATGGATTGCAACCCCTATCTCGGCATCGCGGCGACTTTGGCCTGCGGCTATCTCGGGCTGATGGAGAAGAAAGCCGCGCGCCCGGAATTCACCGGATCGGCCTATATCGATTCGGATGAGATCCCGGTCAACCTTGGCGATGCACTGGATCTTCTGGATGAGGACGTGGCGCTGAAAGACGTGATGGGCGTCGATTTCGTCAAATGCTACGATTCGGTGAAACGCAACGAATACAAAGAGTTCCTCCAGGTCATCAGCCCGTGGGAGCGTGAGCATCTGCTCCTGAACGTGTGA
- a CDS encoding transporter substrate-binding domain-containing protein codes for MKKLLLATALTALGAGVAAADPVRIATEGAYEPYNLINDKGELDGFEIVLGNELCKRAGLECIFVKNDWDSIIPNLQSGNYDAIMAGMSITDERREKIAFSENYTQPAPSSYAAMSADTPIDSGVIAAQTGTIQAAHVAASGAKLLEFATPDETIAAVRNGQAAAVMADEDYLLSQIGDGLEIIGDDVLLGDGIGIGLRKSDTELKAKFDAAIQSMKADGSLNKLTDEWFDGNYTPF; via the coding sequence ATGAAGAAACTGCTGCTTGCGACCGCCCTCACCGCGCTTGGCGCCGGTGTAGCTGCTGCCGATCCGGTGCGGATCGCCACCGAGGGCGCCTATGAGCCCTATAACCTCATCAATGACAAGGGCGAGCTGGACGGGTTCGAGATCGTGCTTGGCAATGAGCTGTGCAAGCGCGCCGGGCTGGAATGTATCTTCGTCAAGAATGACTGGGATTCGATCATCCCGAACCTGCAATCGGGCAATTACGATGCCATCATGGCCGGCATGTCGATCACCGACGAGCGCCGCGAAAAGATCGCCTTCTCGGAAAACTACACCCAGCCCGCGCCTTCGTCCTATGCCGCGATGTCGGCTGACACGCCGATCGACAGCGGTGTGATCGCGGCGCAGACCGGCACCATCCAGGCGGCGCATGTGGCGGCTTCGGGCGCCAAGCTCCTTGAATTTGCAACGCCCGACGAGACCATTGCCGCAGTGCGCAATGGTCAGGCAGCTGCGGTCATGGCCGATGAAGATTATCTTCTGTCGCAAATCGGCGATGGGCTGGAGATCATCGGCGATGATGTGCTGCTTGGCGACGGCATCGGCATCGGGCTGCGCAAATCCGACACCGAGCTGAAGGCAAAATTCGACGCGGCCATCCAGTCGATGAAGGCCGATGGCTCGCTCAACAAACTGACGGATGAGTGGTTCGACGGCAATTACACGCCGTTCTGA